One segment of Setaria viridis chromosome 4, Setaria_viridis_v4.0, whole genome shotgun sequence DNA contains the following:
- the LOC117854193 gene encoding protein FATTY ACID EXPORT 5 — MAAAQIRGSAAPAKATARRWLAQPSARILRFAPLAPSTVPASLRWGAFGDLAASAAYKPLTTMCMKADYTTPVDSVTATEQTGGEIEEPAIAAPANEEISTEQEVVPQQKCAKIHDFCLGIPFGGFLFSMGLIGFLFWRSPVSLTFGVAPGLAILALGVLSLKVWRSGKSSLPFILAQAGVAAAVSWKHCQAYTQTKKVLPWGFYAALSAAMICFYAYVLLAGGNPPPKKARAAA, encoded by the exons ATGGCCGCGGCGCAGATCCGCGgatccgccgcgccggcgaaggcgacggcgaggcggtggcTGGCCCAGCCCAGCGCCCGGATCCTCCGCTTCGCGCCGCTAGCACCGTCCACCGTCCCGGCGTCGCTTCGGTGGGGGGCGTTCGGTGACCTTGCCGCTAGTGCCGCGTACAAG CCATTGACTACAATGTGCATGAAGGCAGACTATACCACTCCTGTTGATTCTGTCACCGCTACAGAGCAAACAGGTGGTGAAATTGAAGAGCCAGCCATTGCGGCACCTGCTAATGAAGAGATAAGTACAGAGCAGGAGGTTGTTCCTCAACAAAAGTGTGCAAAGATACACGACTTTTGCCTAGGGATCCCTTTTg GTGGATTCCTGTTTTCCATGGGCCTTATTGGATTTCTATTTTGGAGGAGTCCTGTGAGTCTTACTTTCGGTGTTGCACCTGGCCTTGCTATATTAGCCCTTGGCGTGCTTAGCCTTAAAGTTTGGAGGAGCGGAAAATCCAGCTTGCCGTTCATACTGGCGCAAGCAG GTGTTGCTGCTGCGGTATCATGGAAGCACTGTCAGGCATACACACAA ACGAAGAAGGTGCTTCCCTGGGGTTTCTATGCTGCACTCAG TGCTGCGATGATATGCTTCTACGCCTACGTTCTGCTTGCTGGAGGGAATCCGCCTCCAAAGAAGGCAAGAGCTGCCGCTTGA